The Acidobacteriota bacterium genome includes a region encoding these proteins:
- a CDS encoding cupin domain-containing protein, giving the protein MPELEVRRWPQDQLLGRQRIVKVWARDGFSCDLWVDPPGQQWLDFVHATDERVIVKEGTLEFEVEGARAMLGPGDEVLIPAGSRHSVWNRGSTTARWFYGYKHR; this is encoded by the coding sequence ATGCCTGAGCTTGAGGTTCGCCGATGGCCGCAGGACCAGCTTCTGGGACGCCAACGTATTGTTAAAGTTTGGGCGCGTGATGGATTCAGTTGTGATCTTTGGGTTGATCCTCCCGGGCAACAATGGCTCGACTTTGTGCACGCCACCGACGAGCGCGTAATAGTAAAAGAGGGAACCCTGGAGTTTGAAGTTGAAGGCGCGCGCGCCATGCTGGGGCCTGGCGACGAGGTCCTTATTCCCGCCGGCAGCCGCCACAGCGTTTGGAACCGCGGCTCGACCACTGCTCGCTGGTTTTATGGCTACAAGCACCGCTGA
- a CDS encoding cytochrome c: protein MRKYVLVFLAGILLVPAVFYFYLRSGYAPVSTSDSPLPFERFFAKLAIRSSLSHEVPKADTAPPTEVDLKGGANLYRENCAICHGLPNAQQTAISRGMYPHPPQFFRPDRPATYDEKQPYRPADPKAYWKVTNGVRLTGMPGFKESLTEQQIRQVTQFLGNARNLPPAVIATLEGKTEQGHSGAPATGTGQRAAADHR from the coding sequence ATGAGAAAATACGTGTTGGTGTTCTTAGCAGGAATCCTCCTGGTTCCGGCAGTCTTCTATTTCTATTTGCGTTCCGGTTACGCTCCAGTCTCGACATCCGACTCACCGCTTCCCTTTGAGCGCTTCTTTGCAAAGCTTGCAATCCGCTCAAGCCTGTCACACGAGGTCCCCAAAGCTGACACTGCACCGCCGACCGAGGTCGATCTGAAAGGTGGCGCAAATCTGTATCGCGAAAACTGCGCAATCTGCCATGGCCTTCCGAATGCGCAGCAGACGGCCATATCAAGAGGAATGTATCCTCATCCGCCTCAATTTTTCCGGCCCGACCGGCCCGCGACGTACGATGAAAAACAGCCTTACCGCCCGGCAGACCCCAAGGCCTACTGGAAGGTAACAAACGGCGTCCGCCTGACAGGGATGCCGGGTTTCAAGGAATCCCTCACCGAACAGCAAATCAGGCAGGTGACCCAGTTTCTGGGAAATGCCAGAAATTTGCCGCCCGCCGTGATAGCTACGCTGGAAGGCAAGACCGAACAAGGTCACTCAGGCGCCCCTGCAACCGGCACAGGTCAGCGCGCAGCCGCAGACCACCGGTGA
- a CDS encoding GYD domain-containing protein codes for MAKYLIQATYSAEGFRGIVKDKASGRKAALEKALASVGAKLDAIYYSFGDYDVALIVDAPDNATVVAVGMAACSTGLARTSTTPLLTVEEADQAVKKSVKYSGPGQ; via the coding sequence ATGGCAAAGTATCTGATTCAGGCGACTTATTCGGCTGAAGGGTTCAGGGGAATAGTTAAAGACAAAGCTTCAGGCCGGAAGGCGGCGCTCGAAAAGGCGCTGGCAAGTGTTGGGGCAAAGCTTGACGCAATTTACTATTCGTTTGGGGACTATGATGTGGCGTTAATAGTCGATGCCCCGGACAATGCAACGGTAGTTGCAGTTGGAATGGCAGCCTGCTCGACAGGCCTGGCTCGCACCAGCACGACACCGCTCCTTACTGTTGAGGAGGCTGATCAGGCCGTCAAGAAGAGCGTAAAGTATAGCGGACCGGGCCAGTAA